One Methanoculleus sp. 7T genomic window carries:
- a CDS encoding ChaB family protein: MPKYMRNEDLPLLVRELLPRQGQDIYREAFNSAWEQYADPSERRNPEESREEVAHKVAWAAVERVYEKGPGGEWKRKEAAKR; encoded by the coding sequence ATGCCGAAGTACATGCGGAACGAAGACCTGCCGTTGCTGGTGAGGGAGTTGCTTCCCCGGCAGGGTCAGGATATCTACCGAGAGGCGTTCAACAGCGCCTGGGAGCAGTATGCCGATCCCTCGGAGCGGCGAAACCCTGAAGAGTCGCGCGAGGAGGTTGCCCACAAGGTCGCCTGGGCGGCGGTGGAGCGGGTCTACGAGAAAGGGCCGGGTGGTGAGTGGAAGAGGAAGGAGGCGGCGAAGCGGTAG